DNA sequence from the Rhizoctonia solani chromosome 14, complete sequence genome:
TATTCTtggggtcggattttgccaaaggTCCGAACCCAAGGGTGGGTTTTCTACTTAAGAGACATCCGTACCCTAGGGCTCGGACTTTAGGGCTCGGACTGTCCGTACCTTTGGGGTATACGGTGCAAGAAGCACTACATCGAGGACCGAGAATTCGAAGGTGCTTTGCGTTGCGATGTACAATGGGGGATTCTTGCCGCGCACTGCCAATTTCAAACCTGACTCTGCCTCTTGAAAGTCAACCGAAGCTGGGATATGTGTCGCATTTATAGATGAGTCAAGGCGACCTTACCTTGACAATCTGAAGTACTTGATGTTGATTTTGTCCGTGCCTAATGTCGCAGTTACGAGTTTGATCGCTCAACTCCAAAGTGATCGATTGAGGATCGTCTACGCTAGTTAACCTAATTCTGCTCGTTGGCTTTACTCAATCATACATGCGGCGAATAGAGACCGTTTGAACTATTGGGCTGCGTCACTTGTCCTTGTTTCGGTGCCTCAGCGTCAACCGACTCCTGTGGCATTCAGATCGACTAAAAGGTACACAGGCCTGGACTACATCCATTTATATTCCGCGTACATACATCCGCTATTGCCGTGAATGGTGAGGTTCAGGGTAATAGAATTCAGGCCCGGCTCATATTATCAATACTTTGCTATACAGTTCCGAATGATTGGAATTGCGGGCCCAACTTGTGCCGTCTTCAATTACCCTGGTCCCCGATCCTTCCTTCGCAGACAATTATTGAGTGAGACATATCTCACGTGAGTCCAGGGACGCCACATGGTTGATCGGGCGGTATGGACAGAATTGTAATGGTTCCAACCGCGACGTTCCTGACATAAAGTAGACGACAAGGCCCCATCCAATTATTGGAATCAATTACACATGTGGTCTTGTTCCTGTGCTTATTTTTATTACACCCCGCTCTACAGTTGAATATGTTCGGAAATTTCCTTCGATTCTAGAATGAATTTCTGGGTTAGCGCGCCCATAGCCTATAAACGTGCCACTTGTTCCCGACTAAACCGTGTGGGGAAGCCGACGGAAGACTGTCAGCTGGGTGGATCTCGTCTATGATCGGCAGCCGATCCATGCTGGAGATGATAGTGAGACGCTCAGTTAATTGTCTGGGTCGAATTGCCTTTAACTGGGAATTTTCACTTGATAGTTCCCGTGGGACATACGGTTCAACAGTGGAGACACCGGCAGAACTCTGCAAGAGTAGCAGTGGAGATTCGGTGTACTTGGTCCAATGCACATGGTACGTTCATCTTCTAATGTCTGGGGAAGCATGAAAACCGGCTCATCAAACTCTGCCACATCGAAAAGCTTGAGGGCCAAGCGCCGAGTCGTGATTGGCTCGGTGGCTCAGGGTCTAGTTGTGTTTATTTGACCTTGGGCACGAACAAAGGACGAGCTCGGAGGGGAACAAAAGATGGAGGAAAAGCAGGCCCATAAGTTGCTAGAGTCAAGTAGCAGCCATGGCTGGGTAAGTTGCTAAGCCTCTTTTCGATGATCAAAGACGACGCTCACCGGGGCTCTGGCAGCTCTCCCACTCAGCCTCACGATCCCTCCAACGACAGCAATAATACTAATAACAACGATAATAATACTCCAGCTCCAGACGGCATGCCCAAGGGTTATTCGCGCATGGACGAAGGCCCTCCAAAACCCAGTCTTAAGCTGCTATTCGCCCACTGTACTCGTCACGATGCACTTACACTCCTCCTTCCGCCATCTTCGTCTCTATCGTCTCAGGCGGCATTGCACCTTTTATGACTCGCGTTATTGGCCAAGCGTTTGATGCCTTTGCAAGATTTCCTTCCCCTGCTGCTCAGGAATCCTTATCTCCCGATGATCTTGCTGCGGTTAAATCCCGCCTACTGCGAGAAGTTGGGCTGACGGCCATTCAACTGCTCGCTCTTGCCGGTGGTTCTTTATTGCTCGGCTCGGCGATGAGCAGTCTTTGGATTTGGGTTGCTGAAAAGAACGTCATGAGGCTGAGGCGGGTGTATACGAGGCCGTTACGACCCGTCGCATGGAATGGTTCGATGCCCAGATGTCTCAGTCCGAAGACGGCACAACTGGCGCAGGAGGTATGATGGCCAAATTTGCACGGTGCGTTGATTTCTCTCTACATGTCTTGATTACATTGACACCATTGCAGAGACACTGACGATATACGCACCGCCACTTCACTCGCCATGGGTCAGCTCATCCAGCATCTGACCACTGTTCTTGCCTCCCTTATCATCGCTCTGGTCACATCATGGTCTTTGACCCTCATCATCCTGGCTTCCATCCCTGTCCTGCTCGTCCTCCAGTTTATTTCGCAGGCGCTCGCAATGCCCCGATATGACCGAGAACGTGCTCTCCTCGCAAAGGCCTCGTCACTCACAACCACTTCCCTGTCCGCCATTGCGACCATCAAGTCCTTCAATGCCCAGTCCTCCACTCAATCCCGTCTTTCAACTCTTCTAAATCAAGTTCGAAAAACCGCTCATGCATGCTCGGCCATTTGGGGCGTTACAGCCGGTGGAACTCAATTCGTACTCTTTGCCATGTTCGTCCAAGGCTTTTGGTTCGGTTCTGCTCTGGTCCGTAAAGGAGACATTACTCCAGGCCAGGTAATGGGCGTTTTTTGGGCCTGTTTAATTGCCGCAAGCAACCTTCAAATGTGCATACCCTTGATTGTGACAGTCAGCAAAGGGAAGAGCGCTGCTGTGGCCGTAGCCGAATTGTTGAGCCCAAACAACGGAGTAGGAGGGGATGGAATGGTCCAGGCACAAGGGCATAGTGGAATACCGCTCGTTCGTGCACCAACGCACCGAATTCCCATGAGAAAGATCGTTCCTACTCGGAAATGTCAAGGCGAGCTGAGTTTGCACAATGTGACCTTTGCTTATCCTTCCCGACCGGACCAAGTACGTTCCATCTGCTTTTCACGTCCATGGTAGCTTATTTCTGACATGGCATCATAGATTGTTTTGAAAAATGTATCAATGTTTATTCCTGCCAACGAGATGACCTTTGTTGTTGGCGGATCCGGTTCCGGAAAGAGCACGGTGGCCCAAGTGATGTGTGGAATGTACAAAATTCGAAGCGAGCGCGTTCGGCCCGCGAGTCAGATGCGATCCAGCGCTGGTTATTCTCTCGATGCAAATCTCCAACGTCCGATAGCAAGACTCCCGCCTCTGGCgcagacgaagacgaggccGAGTATTTCAGCATAACGCCGGGGGGAATGGTTGTCCTCGATGACCAACAACTCGATATGCTTGACGAACGCTGGATGAGGAAGAATGTTGCGCTCGTTAGCCAGCAGTGCATCATGTTCGATATGAGTGTGCATGATAACGTTGCAATCGGCTTGGCCGGCAGCCGACTTGATGGGTATGTTCTAATTTTGTGTTACCATCATCAGAGATTATTCAAGTTGCATATCCAGGGAAGAAGAACCCGAACCGGATCCAAGTGTACCCTCCACACCGTTCATCCCCCATGTTTCCAGGGAAAAGGTCGTTGATGCGTGCCGCATGGCTCTCTTGCACGACTTTATTCGAGAGCTACCCGAATACGATACGGTGCTCAATGGTGGGGGCGGAGGTGCAGACGAAGAAGAGAAAGCGGAGACTGGGAATGGAAGGATCAGCTTGAGTGGAGGGCAGAGACAAAGGTTGGCTATCGCTCGTGCATGGATTAGGGACCCGGCCGTGTTGATTCTTGGTAAGTAACCACATAATTCTCTTGCCCATTTATCAACGCCTTTTGTTGTAGATGAAGCAACATCGGCCCTCGATGCTACCGCTCGTATTCTTGTGTTTGAAGCTATCAAGGCCTGGCGCCGCAACAAAACCACCATCGTTATCACACATGATTTGTCTCAAATAGCACCATCGGACTTTGTATATGTGATGAAGGACGGACGAGTTGTTCAGGAAGGGTATCGCTACAATCTTCAGGCGGAGCGAGGTGGAGTGTTTGAAGGAATGGGTGTGGACTATCAGGGGGTGGAGGATGAACTAGACGAGATTGAAGAGGAGCTTAGGGGTACATCGGTCGGACACTCGGTCGGGCGATCCTTGGGCCGCTCTACCACCCAGGACCCAGAAGAGAGAGAATACGCATACGGCATGGTGACCCGCGCCGAGGCCCGCCAAGTCGACGAGCTCCTTGAGGCGGATGGACGCGAATCAAATCACGGAATGGGCTTCCCTGCCGCTTCTACCAGACACACCTCGTTTGCACCATATGTCCAGCACCCGTCTCTGGCCGGTCCATCCATGTGGATGCTCGATGCGATTGCAGATATTTCAGGGCAGACCAGGACTCCTGTTCAAACGTACCGCCATCGACATCCCAGCAATGCACCCATACCCAATCTGGACTTCGGGAGACGTCAATCGAGTGCGGATATGTCTGGGAAATTCTGGGAGGATGGGCAAGGAGAGTTGAGGGTAGTTCCAGTGAGGAGGTCGAGTTTGCAATGGGAGCCTCAATCGCCTGTGTCCCCATCTGGGAGGCCTCAATCGGGTTGGCCTCTGATCGCAAGTCTATTGGTCGCCGTTCATCACTTGGCAGGAAATCATTCGGTGCCAAGTCCTTCACTCCTACCCAAAAATTTATGCGCAGGTGGACCAAAAAGCAGGAAGACAATCAAAGCGAAAGCGGTGAAGATagtgaagaggaagaggtcAAAGCCTTCGAGCAAGAGAAGAATATGGCCAAGGCTAGTGGTGATGCAGCAACCCAACAGCGACGAATTCCTCGTGAGCGCAAAGAAGCTGTCATGGAGCTCATAATCGAGGGCGAAGAGTCCGACCGCAGGGTAGAGGAACAGGCACAACAGGGCCCTCCCTCCCTTACTTCAGTCCTCAAGCGCTTCTATCCAACTGTACCAAATAAACTCTTGGTCTTGTTTGGGCTTTAGTCTCTCTCGCCAGTGGTGCCATGACCCCTATATTCTCGTTCCTATTGGCGACGTTGATGTCGGAAGTTGCGGCAGGTGGTCAAAACGTGCCCCTTATCACCCGATACGCCCTGTTTGTTTTGCTCGCTGCGGCTGGCGATGGTATTACCGGCGGCCTCAAATTCTTTATTATGGAAGTCGCAGCTATGAACTGGGTCACCGCTCTCCGCGAACGATGCTTCGAACGAATTCTGGCCCAAGATAAGCGGTGGCACGATGAAGCTTCCAACTCCCCCGTACACATTGCCCAGGTCCTCATCAAAGATGGCGACGATGCCCGGACTCTTATCGCCGTTGTCCTTGGCCAGTCAGTCACGTAGTCACAATGGTGTTCGTCGGCTTAATCTGGGCGATGGTCATGGGTTGGCAACTCACTCTGGTTGGACTCGCTGTTGGCCCTGTTTGGGGTAGTCATGGTCTTCCAGGTCCGCTGGAGTGGCCAGATCGAGCTACGGAACAAGCGCGCTCGTGAAGAAGTCGCAAAGCAATACTATAATGCTGTTGCAAACGTTCGTGCGATCCGTGCTATGGCTCTGGAGAGCGTGTTCAGGGCCCAGTTTGAGAGGAGCCTAGGAACAGCGATGCGGACGGGTGTACAGGGTGCTTTTATTACGGGCTGTGGGTTTGGAATTGTGAATGCGTTGATTTACGTCGCCGAGGGTAGGTTTCTCGATATCCTAAGTTGGGTAAAAAAAACTGATGAACTGGATCAGCTGCACTGTTTTACGTCGGCGCTGTGTTGATGGCTCACGAAGGCTACTCGTATCTGAAGATGCTCCAGGCCTTGAATCTTGTTGTGTTCTCGGTGACAATTGCTGCCCAACTACTATCTTTCAGTGAGTAATCCCTGACACGGTACTGGAAGCTTACTAACTACGCATATAGTCCCCCGAATTGTGAAGTCCGTCCAGGCGACGCATGATTTTGGCCAGTTCCTTACCTTGGTACCGATACAGACGAATCCAAGGGCACCCTTCGCTTCCCTGTGGACGGTCGTATCTCTTTTGATCGTGTCCAATTCTCTTACCCTGCTCGCCCCGATACCCTTGTGCTCAAAGATATCTCGTTCCAAGTTGACCAGGGCGAATGCGTCGCCATCGTTGGTCCTTCTGGATGTGGAAAGTCTACTGTTGCTTCACTCGTCCAAAGGTTGTACGAACCACCGGCGGATCCATTCGCATCAATAAACACCCTATCTCCGATGCTGATGTGCGCTATCTCCGCGAACATATCGGAGTCGTTAGCCAACACCCCGCTTTATTCGATGCCAGTGTCACAGAGAATATTATGTTTGGCTCCACCCGCACCACGTTTGAAGAGGTTCAGAATGCCGCCAAGGCAGCGCAAATGCACGATTGGATTATGAGCCAGGAGCGAGGATACGATACCACACTTGGTGAGGGTGCTGCACTCATTTCGGGTGGACAAGCCCAAAGGCTACAGATCGCGCGCGCATTGGTTCGTCAGTCGAATATCTTGATTATGGATGAAGCAACCAGTGCGCTGGACCCAGCGAACCAGGATGCCATTATGGATACAGTCATGGCTATCAAGCAGGACCGGATCACCCTCATCGTGACGCACAAACTCGCGGTGATGCAGCGCTGTGACGAATTCTGGTCGTTCAGGATGGAGTGATTGCTGAGTCAGGCTCATACCAAGAACTCATGGATCGCAGGGGTGCCTTTTTCAACATTGCTTCTGGTGGAGAATGGTTTGCCGAGTGaacttttgattattgattTTTGTTGTTTTACTTGCTTTCGTTCTTTCTTGCTGTGATACCTGTTCCTGTTGTTGATTTACGATTCCACAGAGTTGATTTCTACGCTATTCTGTACTAGTAGCAATATAAACGATAGATATGTATGCCCATTCTCACCGGTGAACTATAGCCTGGTTGGCTTGACTGTGATGTCGGGCTCCATAAACAGTGGCCTCTGGACTATGGCTCAGTGGTAGGAAGAGGGATTTGCGACTCGACGGCTGAGGTTGTGGCTCCGGAGGCATATACATGGGTAAAGGTTTTCTATAGCTTCAATACGCATACAACTACGCCCTTGATTCGCTACATTCAATTTTGCTTGATACCATGAATGAAAGCGACCTGAAAGGCGCATCGTCCACCGTGGATTGTCAAGGCGCAATATAACCATATATGGACCTACGTATTCGAATAAACCTAACATGGGCGGACATACGGTACCGCGGTATCATGTAAGGGCTTCATGACAGATCTGCGTTCTCAAAGTGAGCTTTCTTGATATACCAAGGGGACAAATGTCCAAATATTTCAATTTGCGAATTAATCGTAAATTTAAAGCTATTCGGGTTGAAGTATCGGAAAGGAAAAGACTACTGAGTTTGAACTGCAAAGGTGGAAGATTATCCGGAGTAGTTCGGCTAAGACAACGCTACTATGTAATGGCTATATTATAGGATGTCAAACCTACCAATAGTGTGGGTCTGCGGATCCGCTCTACCTTTACACACAGTGATTTTTCAGAGGAATCAGCACATACCAAGCGTGCCAGGCGCCAATTCAATCTGCACCTACTGCTTCCTAGTACTACACTGACCACTATCCTATCCTATCCTCACCTTCGCTCCTAGCACAAGAAGTCATCGTCCTAAAACATAAGGACAGACGCGGCGAGCCGTTAATATGTCGTTCCCGAAGCTGTCGTACTCGAGGTTACGGATTTATTCAATTCCCTATATTACCGAGTTTTTCTACGCTGGCTCAGCCGTTATCCTTGCCATTCTTATCATCGTAAATAGTAAGTATATGTTTC
Encoded proteins:
- a CDS encoding ABC transporter, translating into MVFQVRWSGQIELRNKRAREEVAKQYYNAVANVRAIRAMALESVFRAQFERSLGTAMRTGVQGAFITGCGFGIVNALIYVAEAALFYVGAVLMAHEGYSYLKMLQALNLVVFSVTIAAQLLSFIPYLGTDTDESKGTLRFPVDGRISFDRVQFSYPARPDTLVLKDISFQVDQGECVAIVVRTTGGSIRINKHPISDADVRYLREHIGVVSQHPALFDASVTENIMFGSTRTTFEEVQNAAKAAQMHDWIMSQERGYDTTLGEGAALISGGQAQRLQIARALVRQSNILIMDEATSALDPANQDAIMDTVMAIKQDRITLIVTHKLAVMQRCDEFWSFRME
- a CDS encoding ABC transporter transmembrane region, with product MTPIFSFLLATLMSEVAAGGQNVPLITRYALFVLLAAAGDGITGGLKFFIMEVAAMNWVTALRERCFERILAQDKRWHDEASNSPVHIAQVLIKDGDDARTLIAVVLGQSVT
- a CDS encoding ABC transporter transmembrane region, yielding MIKDDAHRGSGSSPTQPHDPSNDSNNTNNNDNNTPAPDGMPKGYSRMDEGPPKPSLKLLFAHCGIAPFMTRVIGQAFDAFARFPSPAAQESLSPDDLAAVKSRLLREVGLTAIQLLALAGERHEAEAGVYEAVTTRRMEWFDAQMSQSEDGTTGAGGMMAKFARDTDDIRTATSLAMGQLIQHLTTVLASLIIALVTSWSLTLIILASIPVLLVLQFISQALAMPRYDRERALLAKASSLTTTSLSAIATIKSFNAQSSTQSRLSTLLNQVRKTAHACSAIWGVTAGGTQFVLFAMFVQGFWFGSALVRKGDITPGQVMGVFWACLIAASNLQMCIPLIVTVSKGKSAAVAVAELLSPNNGVGGDGMVQAQGHSGIPLVRAPTHRIPMRKIVPTRKCQGELSLHNVTFAYPSRPDQIVLKNVSMFIPANEMTFVVGGSGSGKSTVAQVMCGIKTPASGADEDEAEYFSITPGGMVVLDDQQLDMLDERWMRKNVALVSQQCIMFDMSVHDNVAIGLAGSRLDGEEEPEPDPSVPSTPFIPHVSREKVVDACRMALLHDFIRELPEYDTVLNGGGGGADEEEKAETGNGRISLSGGQRQRLAIARAWIRDPAVLILDEATSALDATARILVFEAIKAWRRNKTTIVITHDLSQIAPSDFVYVMKDGRVVQEGYRYNLQAERGGVFEGMGVDYQGVEDELDEIEEELRGTSVGHSVGRSLGRSTTQDPEEREYAYGMVTRAEARQVDELLEADGRESNHGMGFPAASTRHTSFAPYVQHPSLAGPSMWMLDAIADISGQTRTPVQTYRHRHPSNAPIPNLDFGRRQSSADIEEVEFAMGASIACVPIWEASIGLASDRKSIGRRSSLGRKSFGAKSFTPTQKFMRRWTKKQEDNQSESGEDSEEEEVKAFEQEKNMAKASGDAATQQRRIPRERKEAVMELIIEGEESDRRVEEQAQQGPPSLTSVLKRFYPTVPNKLLVLFGL